Proteins encoded by one window of Dietzia sp. B32:
- a CDS encoding crotonase/enoyl-CoA hydratase family protein, whose product MSTPDTSAAPGEYASVRIEKGARHPHVAQVTLIGPGRNNAMGPDFWAEMPRVMAELDADPEVRAVVLAGEGRNFTYGLDLMAMMPQFMEFLPQDTTPDAARNERILDFVENMRQAVDAVASAKTPTVAAIQGRCIGGGMDLISACDVRHGSADSSYSVREVKVGIVADMGSLGRLPYIIGSGLTRELALTGRDIDAETALRYGLVTHVADDAAGVLDSAHATAAEIADNPPLVVRGTREVLNRAIEGPIYESNRYVATWNAGFLASADMMEAIGSTLEKREARYTGR is encoded by the coding sequence ATGAGCACTCCAGACACCTCAGCAGCCCCCGGCGAGTACGCCTCCGTCCGCATCGAGAAGGGCGCACGGCACCCGCACGTCGCGCAGGTGACGCTGATCGGCCCGGGGCGCAACAACGCGATGGGCCCGGACTTCTGGGCCGAGATGCCCCGCGTGATGGCCGAGCTCGACGCCGACCCCGAGGTCCGCGCCGTCGTGCTCGCGGGCGAGGGCCGCAACTTCACCTACGGCCTGGACCTGATGGCGATGATGCCGCAGTTCATGGAGTTCCTGCCGCAGGACACGACCCCGGACGCCGCGCGCAACGAGCGCATCCTGGATTTCGTGGAGAACATGCGTCAGGCCGTCGACGCGGTCGCGTCCGCGAAGACGCCCACCGTCGCCGCGATCCAGGGCCGCTGCATCGGCGGCGGCATGGACCTCATCTCCGCCTGCGACGTCCGCCACGGTTCGGCGGACTCGAGCTACTCGGTCCGCGAGGTGAAGGTGGGGATCGTCGCCGACATGGGGTCGCTCGGGCGACTGCCGTACATCATCGGCTCCGGGCTGACCCGCGAGCTGGCGCTGACCGGCCGCGACATCGACGCGGAGACCGCGCTGCGCTACGGCCTGGTCACGCACGTCGCCGACGACGCCGCGGGCGTGCTGGACTCGGCCCATGCGACGGCCGCCGAGATCGCGGACAACCCGCCGCTGGTGGTCCGCGGTACCCGCGAGGTGCTCAACCGGGCGATCGAGGGTCCGATCTACGAGTCCAACCGCTACGTCGCCACCTGGAACGCCGGTTTCCTGGCCTCGGCGGACATGATGGAGGCCATCGGCTCGACGCTGGAGAAGCGCGAGGCGCGCTACACCGGCCGCTGA
- the tilS gene encoding tRNA lysidine(34) synthetase TilS: MAAADPVRPGGDWTGPAWAVRAAVRAFRRAHPEVGDDVCVALSGGADSLALTAAAAVEFAVVTALVVDHGLQEGSDAAARDAAAAARGLGASAEVLVVVVDSDGSGPEAAARTARYTALDTARRGRPVLLAHTLDDQAETVLLGLGRGSGAHSLRGMAAWDAPWGRPLLGVRAVDTRDACRDLGLEVWNDPHNTDSSFTRVRLRHEVLPLLEDVLGGGVAEGLARTATLLGVDDDELDRLARAVPVGPDGALEVSRLEPLPAAVLTRVLRHWLRDRGITSPTYAHLTAVAALVTDWRGQGGVAVGGTGPGDAGGAGPSARLVARRRRGKVVVENDRASGAGT; encoded by the coding sequence GTGGCTGCCGCTGACCCCGTTCGGCCCGGTGGGGACTGGACCGGACCGGCCTGGGCCGTGCGCGCGGCGGTGCGGGCCTTCCGCCGGGCGCACCCCGAGGTCGGCGACGACGTGTGCGTGGCGCTGTCCGGGGGAGCGGATTCGCTGGCCCTGACCGCCGCGGCCGCCGTCGAGTTCGCCGTCGTGACCGCCCTCGTGGTCGACCACGGACTGCAGGAGGGCTCGGATGCGGCGGCCCGGGACGCGGCCGCCGCGGCACGCGGGCTCGGTGCGTCCGCGGAGGTCCTCGTCGTCGTCGTGGATTCCGACGGTTCCGGCCCCGAGGCCGCCGCCCGCACGGCGCGCTACACCGCGCTCGACACCGCGCGCCGAGGACGTCCCGTGCTGCTCGCCCACACCCTCGACGACCAGGCCGAGACCGTCCTGTTGGGCCTGGGGCGTGGCTCCGGCGCCCACTCGCTGCGCGGGATGGCCGCCTGGGACGCGCCGTGGGGGCGACCGCTGCTCGGCGTCCGCGCCGTCGACACCCGCGACGCGTGCCGTGACCTGGGCCTGGAGGTCTGGAACGACCCGCACAACACCGACTCGTCGTTCACGCGGGTGCGCCTGCGGCACGAGGTGCTGCCGCTGCTCGAGGACGTGCTCGGAGGCGGCGTCGCCGAGGGGTTGGCGCGCACCGCGACGCTGCTGGGGGTCGACGACGACGAGCTGGACCGCCTCGCCCGCGCCGTGCCCGTCGGCCCGGACGGCGCCCTGGAGGTGAGCCGACTGGAGCCGCTGCCGGCCGCCGTCCTGACCCGGGTCCTGCGGCACTGGCTGCGGGATCGGGGGATCACCTCACCCACGTACGCGCACCTGACGGCGGTGGCCGCGCTCGTCACGGACTGGCGCGGGCAGGGCGGGGTGGCGGTCGGTGGCACCGGCCCCGGGGACGCGGGTGGAGCGGGGCCCTCGGCCAGGTTGGTCGCCCGGCGTCGACGTGGAAAGGTGGTCGTGGAGAACGACCGGGCTAGCGGAGCGGGGACGTAG
- a CDS encoding SDR family oxidoreductase, whose product MTESLSDKTIVIVGAGPGFGRTLALQAAAKGAMVVVAARTESRVVEIADEVRAAGGSAIAAAVDATDPESVRALRETVEGHTDAVHGLVYSAFAVPSMKPLAQTDHEQISRGIDLSVLGALRTTQEFTALLEAAAAPATGTAAASASVVMMASAVIHHSRERYAGYKIAKTALVALGHSLATELGPRGIRVNTVAPGYIYGETLKAYFEHLATKYGGTVDDVYAHTAEKMDLRRLPSEREIVDPVLFLLSDAASAVTGQTLTVDCGEFHT is encoded by the coding sequence ATGACAGAGAGCCTGAGTGACAAGACCATCGTGATCGTGGGGGCGGGGCCGGGATTCGGTCGCACGCTCGCCCTGCAGGCCGCCGCGAAGGGGGCGATGGTGGTCGTCGCCGCGCGGACGGAGTCGCGGGTCGTCGAGATCGCCGACGAGGTCCGTGCGGCTGGCGGAAGCGCGATCGCCGCGGCCGTGGACGCCACCGACCCGGAGTCGGTGCGCGCACTGCGGGAGACGGTGGAGGGTCACACCGATGCCGTCCACGGGCTCGTGTACAGCGCGTTCGCGGTGCCCAGCATGAAGCCGCTCGCGCAGACCGACCACGAGCAGATCTCCCGTGGCATCGATCTGTCCGTGCTGGGCGCGCTGCGCACGACCCAGGAGTTCACCGCGCTGCTCGAGGCCGCCGCCGCTCCCGCCACCGGCACCGCAGCCGCCAGCGCGTCCGTCGTCATGATGGCGTCCGCGGTGATCCACCACTCCCGGGAGCGGTACGCGGGATACAAGATCGCCAAGACCGCCCTGGTCGCGCTGGGCCACTCGCTGGCCACCGAACTGGGCCCGCGCGGCATCCGGGTCAACACCGTCGCGCCGGGCTACATCTACGGCGAGACCCTCAAGGCCTACTTCGAGCACCTGGCCACCAAGTACGGCGGCACGGTCGACGACGTCTACGCCCACACCGCCGAGAAGATGGATCTGCGCAGACTGCCCTCCGAGCGCGAGATCGTCGACCCGGTGTTGTTCCTGCTCTCGGACGCCGCCTCGGCCGTCACGGGCCAGACGCTCACGGTGGACTGCGGCGAGTTCCACACCTGA
- a CDS encoding PspC domain-containing protein, translating into MTYFPDSRAKRLTRSSDRWIGGVCGGLADYFGLDPALVRVLFVASILLPGPQLLIYVILWFVMPDSRAS; encoded by the coding sequence ATGACCTACTTCCCGGACTCCCGAGCCAAGCGCCTGACCAGGTCCTCCGACCGCTGGATCGGTGGTGTGTGCGGTGGCCTGGCCGACTACTTCGGGCTCGACCCGGCGTTGGTCCGCGTGCTGTTCGTGGCCTCGATCCTGCTGCCCGGCCCGCAGCTGCTCATCTACGTGATCCTGTGGTTCGTCATGCCCGATTCCCGTGCCTCCTGA
- the hpt gene encoding hypoxanthine phosphoribosyltransferase, whose product MTTDKYADEIESVLLDEDAIRARIVEMGARIGERYANSEKEVVLVAVLKGAAIFVSDFARALTIPSELEFMAVSSYGSSTSSSGVVRILKDLDRDIADRDVIIVEDIIDSGLTLSWLMRNLRTRNPRSLEIVTLLRKPDAVKADLDILEIGFDIPNEFVVGYGLDFAERYRDLPYIGKLHPRMYS is encoded by the coding sequence ATGACCACGGACAAGTACGCCGACGAGATCGAGTCGGTGCTGCTCGACGAGGACGCGATCCGCGCGCGGATCGTCGAGATGGGCGCCAGGATCGGCGAGCGCTACGCGAACTCCGAGAAGGAGGTCGTGCTGGTCGCCGTCCTCAAGGGTGCGGCGATCTTCGTCTCCGACTTCGCCCGGGCGCTGACCATCCCCTCAGAGCTGGAGTTCATGGCCGTCAGCTCGTACGGGTCCTCCACCAGCTCCTCGGGCGTGGTGCGGATCCTCAAGGACCTCGACCGCGACATCGCCGACCGCGACGTGATCATCGTCGAGGACATCATCGACTCCGGCCTCACCCTGTCCTGGCTCATGCGGAACCTGCGCACCCGGAACCCGCGCTCGCTGGAGATCGTCACCCTGCTGCGCAAGCCCGACGCGGTGAAGGCGGACCTGGACATCCTCGAGATCGGGTTCGACATCCCCAACGAGTTCGTGGTGGGGTACGGCCTGGACTTCGCCGAGCGCTACCGCGACCTGCCGTACATCGGCAAGCTGCATCCGCGCATGTACTCCTGA
- a CDS encoding inorganic diphosphatase translates to MTVEVTIEIPKGSRNKYEIHHETGKIYLDRFLFTSMGYPADYGYIDETLADDGDPCDALVLLDESVYPGVIVNSRVVGVYTMSDEAGGDDKLLCVPALDPRWEHIQDVDDVPDFELKAIEHFFLHYKDLEPGKHVTPGEWRDKAHGEKLVVEGIENFKKHPEEKAEPFRG, encoded by the coding sequence GTGACCGTCGAAGTGACCATCGAGATCCCCAAGGGTTCGCGTAACAAGTACGAGATCCACCACGAGACCGGCAAGATCTATCTCGACCGTTTCCTCTTCACCTCGATGGGCTACCCGGCCGACTACGGCTACATCGACGAGACCCTCGCGGACGACGGCGACCCCTGCGACGCCCTGGTCCTGCTCGACGAGTCCGTCTACCCCGGCGTGATCGTCAACTCGCGCGTGGTGGGCGTGTACACGATGTCCGACGAGGCCGGTGGCGACGACAAGCTGCTGTGCGTGCCCGCTCTGGACCCGCGCTGGGAGCACATCCAGGACGTCGACGACGTCCCGGACTTCGAACTCAAGGCCATCGAGCACTTCTTCCTGCACTACAAGGACCTCGAGCCGGGCAAGCACGTCACCCCGGGCGAGTGGCGGGACAAGGCCCACGGCGAGAAGCTGGTCGTCGAGGGGATCGAGAACTTCAAGAAGCACCCCGAGGAGAAGGCCGAGCCCTTCCGCGGCTGA
- the dacB gene encoding D-alanyl-D-alanine carboxypeptidase/D-alanyl-D-alanine-endopeptidase, with the protein MTERGVWRGRGLVWRGGVVLVVVVLLVAGLVAAALFTDVEDEVRAVVDAPAETTTELNPGLHAADGTAPLPDPAALARLLGPLATSPAVGDLTASVVDDATGQVLWERRPRDAKVPASTTKLLTAVAALTRLPGDTRVDTVLATGAEPDTLVVVPGGDPTMSGGAEPGPLFPDAATLVGAADVVRAAGVTPSRIVVDPGPYTGPRLGPGWPPSEIAAGNIAPVDAWMLDSGRLDPADEYSPRSGEPALAAGRALARELGVDPERVRVASESVETTGELGRVSSAELTERLRSMLVHSDNVLAEAICREVALDRDPDARADFAAGTAAVLDTLTERGLDMSGVRLDDCSGMSNGNRISAAVLTDVLRTASAPDATREMRDLLDTLPVAAGSGTLIDRFTGPSAAGAGWVRAKTGTLAGTSTLAGSVTSADGRTMSFALLSSGTDPAVARPVLDRIAAEISACGCR; encoded by the coding sequence GTGACCGAGCGCGGAGTGTGGCGCGGGCGTGGGCTCGTGTGGCGGGGCGGGGTCGTCCTCGTCGTCGTCGTACTCCTCGTCGCGGGACTCGTCGCGGCGGCACTGTTCACGGACGTCGAGGACGAGGTCCGCGCGGTCGTCGACGCCCCGGCGGAGACCACGACGGAGCTGAACCCCGGACTCCACGCCGCGGACGGGACGGCGCCGTTGCCCGACCCGGCCGCGCTCGCAAGGCTCCTCGGCCCGCTCGCGACGTCCCCGGCCGTCGGCGACCTCACCGCCAGCGTGGTCGACGACGCGACGGGCCAGGTGCTGTGGGAGCGTCGCCCGCGCGACGCCAAGGTGCCGGCCTCCACCACCAAACTGCTCACCGCGGTCGCCGCCCTGACCCGACTGCCCGGTGACACCCGCGTCGACACGGTCCTAGCCACCGGCGCCGAGCCGGACACCCTCGTGGTGGTCCCCGGCGGCGACCCCACCATGTCCGGTGGCGCCGAGCCCGGGCCGCTCTTCCCCGACGCGGCCACCCTGGTGGGAGCCGCCGACGTCGTCCGTGCCGCCGGGGTCACGCCGTCGCGCATCGTGGTGGACCCGGGTCCGTACACCGGGCCGAGACTGGGTCCCGGGTGGCCACCCTCGGAGATAGCGGCCGGCAACATCGCACCCGTCGACGCGTGGATGCTCGACTCCGGCCGCCTCGACCCGGCCGACGAGTACTCGCCCCGCTCGGGCGAACCCGCTCTCGCGGCGGGTAGGGCCCTGGCCCGCGAACTGGGCGTGGACCCCGAGCGCGTACGGGTCGCGTCCGAATCGGTGGAGACGACCGGCGAACTGGGCCGGGTGTCGTCGGCGGAGCTCACCGAGCGCCTCCGCTCGATGCTCGTCCACTCGGACAACGTGCTGGCCGAGGCGATCTGCCGCGAGGTGGCCCTGGACCGGGATCCGGACGCCCGCGCCGACTTCGCCGCGGGGACCGCCGCCGTGCTCGACACCCTCACCGAACGCGGTCTGGACATGTCCGGGGTCCGCCTGGACGACTGCTCCGGGATGAGCAACGGCAACCGCATCTCGGCGGCCGTCCTCACCGACGTCCTGCGCACCGCGTCCGCCCCCGACGCCACCCGCGAGATGCGGGACCTGCTCGACACCCTGCCCGTGGCGGCCGGGTCGGGGACGCTCATCGACCGGTTCACCGGCCCCTCCGCCGCCGGGGCCGGCTGGGTGCGCGCCAAGACGGGCACCCTCGCCGGGACGAGCACGCTGGCCGGCTCGGTGACCAGCGCCGACGGCCGCACCATGAGCTTCGCCCTCCTGTCCTCCGGCACCGACCCGGCCGTCGCACGGCCGGTCCTCGACCGGATCGCCGCCGAGATCAGCGCCTGTGGCTGCCGCTGA
- a CDS encoding Pls/PosA family non-ribosomal peptide synthetase codes for MATIGEQYLRSSYAAEPRTLLDVFGAAATRHPGAPCIDDGTRVLTYDEVARTIHASARWMHEQGVGAGDRVGIHMPSGSADLYLAILSTLAAGAAYVPVDVDDPAERAELVFGQAQVAAVYSADGMLVTDPDRPADPTRHRGPTVDDDCWIIFTSGTTGLPKGVAVTHRSAAAFVDAETRIFLQGAPLGPGDRVLAGLSVAFDASCEEMWLAWAHGACLVPAPRGVVKSGLDLGPWLQDRRITVISTVPTLASMWPDSMLRDIRMVILGGEACPPELAARLAGEGREVWNTYGPTEATVVACAAPLDGRGEVSIGLPLDGWDLAVVDAAGQPVAYGESGELVIGGVGLARYLDPEKDAEKYAPMGTLGWDRAYRSGDVVRLEADGLYFTGRVDDQVKIGGRRLELGEVDTAVSALPGVSAGAAAVKKTDAGQPVLVAYLVAEDPGGFDLADAAGRLREHLPAGVVPRLALVDDLPTRTSGKVDRAALPWPLAQTSAAESELDGIEAWVAELWSAALGADVSGVDEDFFALGGGSLAAAHVVARVRERFPSVTVGDIYDRSRLGDFAGFLDELEPEAEVEPRHVRPVGRGAQLLQVLATIPLLTLTGLQWLTWVGIANNAADALGLAWARPVSWWLLGVLAVLLLLPAGRMLVTAGLCRVLTAGVTPGMYPRAGSVHLRIWAAERLVEVSGAANLEGAGWLTPFARLLGAQIGHGVDMHTLPPVTGLLRVGDGASIEPEVDLAGYWIDGDIVHVGSVEIGENAVVGARSTLLPGAVVGRGAHVEIGSAVVGTVKAGKRYAGSPALKRGKRGSSWPAEPAPHNRVWSLVYQFSAVALGAMPLAALLAGLALVAWGARGAGGPGELVLRVVLWSVPATLLALAVFAAATLVAVRVLSIGLNPGFHPVHSRIAWQAWCSERLMDAARNWLYPLYASMLTPIWLRLLGAKIGRDVEASTVLLIPALTTVRDGAFLADDTMVAPYELGSGWMRLEHARVGKRAFLGNSGIASAGRKVPARGLVAVLSSAPQKAKKGTSWLGSPPQRLPRAVADTDDIRTYQPPRRLKVARGAWETLRLIPVWMSFLLLLSVLVVLQEIHLEWGFGVAALTSGLTLAYAGLVALVVAVLAKWILVGRIRAGEQPLWSSFVWRNEVADSFIELLAAPWLARPATGTPVMNAMLGLLGSRIGRGVWCESYWLPEADLISLGDGATINRGCVVQTHLFHDRIMQIDRVTIEAGATLGCHCVALPASSIGDGSTVGPASLVMRGDRIPPGTRWQGNPIAPWRG; via the coding sequence GTGGCCACCATTGGAGAGCAGTATCTTCGCAGCTCATACGCCGCGGAGCCCCGGACACTCCTCGACGTGTTCGGTGCCGCGGCGACCCGCCACCCCGGGGCTCCGTGCATCGACGACGGCACCCGGGTCCTGACCTACGACGAGGTCGCGCGGACGATCCACGCCTCCGCCCGGTGGATGCACGAGCAGGGGGTGGGCGCCGGCGATCGGGTGGGCATCCACATGCCGTCCGGCTCCGCCGACCTCTACCTGGCCATCCTCTCCACCCTCGCCGCCGGCGCGGCCTATGTCCCCGTCGACGTGGACGACCCCGCCGAACGCGCCGAGCTGGTGTTCGGACAGGCGCAGGTCGCGGCCGTCTACAGCGCCGACGGGATGCTCGTCACCGACCCCGACCGACCCGCCGACCCCACGCGGCACCGCGGCCCGACGGTCGACGACGACTGCTGGATCATCTTCACCTCCGGCACCACCGGCCTGCCCAAGGGCGTGGCGGTGACGCACCGCAGCGCCGCCGCGTTCGTCGACGCCGAGACCCGGATCTTCCTGCAGGGCGCGCCGCTGGGCCCGGGCGACCGCGTACTGGCGGGGTTGTCCGTGGCGTTCGACGCCTCCTGCGAGGAGATGTGGCTGGCCTGGGCCCACGGGGCGTGCCTGGTGCCCGCACCGCGCGGAGTCGTGAAATCCGGCCTCGACCTGGGCCCGTGGCTGCAGGACCGCCGGATCACCGTCATCTCCACGGTGCCGACCCTGGCCTCGATGTGGCCCGATTCGATGCTCCGCGACATCCGGATGGTGATCCTCGGCGGCGAGGCGTGCCCGCCCGAGCTGGCCGCGCGGCTCGCCGGCGAGGGGCGCGAGGTGTGGAACACCTACGGCCCCACGGAGGCGACCGTCGTCGCCTGCGCCGCCCCGCTGGACGGCCGCGGTGAGGTGTCGATCGGGCTACCCCTGGACGGATGGGACCTCGCGGTGGTCGACGCCGCCGGTCAGCCCGTCGCGTACGGCGAATCCGGTGAGCTGGTGATCGGCGGCGTGGGGTTGGCCCGCTACCTCGATCCCGAGAAGGACGCCGAGAAGTACGCGCCGATGGGGACACTCGGATGGGACCGGGCCTACCGGTCCGGCGACGTGGTGCGACTCGAGGCGGACGGCCTGTACTTCACCGGCCGGGTCGACGACCAGGTCAAGATCGGCGGGCGACGCCTCGAGCTGGGCGAGGTCGACACCGCCGTGTCCGCGCTGCCCGGCGTGAGCGCCGGCGCCGCCGCGGTGAAGAAGACCGATGCCGGCCAGCCCGTGCTCGTGGCCTACCTCGTCGCCGAGGACCCCGGCGGCTTCGACCTCGCCGACGCGGCCGGGCGCCTGCGCGAGCACCTGCCCGCCGGCGTGGTTCCGCGCCTGGCCCTGGTCGACGATCTGCCGACCCGCACCTCCGGGAAGGTCGACCGGGCCGCCCTGCCGTGGCCGCTGGCACAGACCTCGGCCGCCGAGTCCGAGCTCGACGGCATCGAGGCGTGGGTCGCCGAACTGTGGTCGGCGGCCCTCGGGGCCGACGTCTCCGGGGTCGACGAGGACTTCTTCGCCCTCGGCGGCGGATCGCTGGCCGCCGCGCACGTGGTGGCCCGGGTTCGCGAACGCTTCCCCTCGGTGACGGTCGGCGACATCTACGACCGCTCGCGCCTGGGCGACTTCGCCGGGTTCCTGGACGAGCTCGAGCCCGAGGCCGAGGTCGAACCGCGGCACGTCCGGCCCGTCGGCCGCGGCGCGCAGCTCCTGCAGGTGCTCGCCACGATCCCGCTGCTCACCCTGACCGGCCTGCAGTGGCTCACCTGGGTGGGCATCGCCAACAACGCCGCCGACGCGCTCGGGCTCGCCTGGGCGCGGCCGGTGTCGTGGTGGCTGCTCGGGGTCCTGGCGGTGCTGCTCCTGCTGCCCGCCGGCCGCATGCTGGTCACCGCCGGCCTGTGCCGGGTGCTCACCGCCGGAGTGACCCCGGGGATGTACCCGCGGGCGGGGTCGGTGCACCTGCGGATCTGGGCCGCCGAGCGGTTGGTCGAGGTCTCCGGGGCCGCCAACCTCGAGGGTGCCGGGTGGCTCACCCCCTTCGCGCGGTTACTGGGGGCGCAGATCGGACACGGTGTGGACATGCACACCCTCCCGCCGGTCACCGGCCTGCTCCGGGTGGGCGACGGGGCCTCGATCGAACCCGAGGTGGACCTGGCCGGGTACTGGATCGACGGCGACATCGTGCACGTGGGTTCCGTCGAGATCGGCGAGAACGCGGTGGTGGGCGCCCGGTCCACCCTGCTGCCCGGCGCGGTGGTGGGCCGCGGGGCACATGTGGAGATCGGCTCCGCGGTGGTCGGCACGGTCAAGGCAGGCAAGCGCTACGCGGGCTCCCCCGCGCTCAAGCGCGGCAAGCGGGGGTCGAGCTGGCCTGCCGAGCCCGCGCCCCACAACCGGGTCTGGAGCCTGGTCTACCAGTTCTCCGCCGTGGCGCTCGGTGCGATGCCGCTGGCCGCCCTGCTCGCGGGTCTCGCTCTGGTGGCGTGGGGAGCCCGCGGCGCCGGCGGCCCGGGCGAGCTGGTCCTGCGCGTCGTGCTGTGGTCGGTCCCCGCCACGCTCCTCGCACTCGCGGTCTTCGCCGCGGCCACACTCGTCGCGGTCCGGGTGCTGTCGATCGGGCTGAACCCCGGCTTCCACCCGGTCCACTCGCGGATCGCCTGGCAGGCGTGGTGCAGTGAACGCCTCATGGACGCCGCCAGGAACTGGCTGTACCCGCTGTACGCCTCGATGCTCACCCCGATCTGGTTGCGCCTGCTGGGGGCGAAGATCGGCAGGGACGTCGAGGCCTCGACCGTGCTGCTCATCCCCGCACTCACCACCGTCCGCGACGGGGCGTTCCTCGCCGACGACACCATGGTCGCCCCGTACGAGCTCGGCTCCGGATGGATGCGGCTGGAGCACGCCCGGGTCGGCAAGCGCGCCTTCCTCGGCAACTCCGGTATCGCCTCCGCCGGCCGGAAGGTGCCCGCACGGGGCCTGGTCGCCGTGCTGTCCTCCGCACCGCAGAAGGCCAAGAAGGGCACCTCGTGGCTGGGATCCCCGCCGCAGAGACTGCCGCGAGCCGTCGCCGACACCGACGACATCCGCACCTACCAGCCGCCACGCCGTCTCAAGGTCGCCCGCGGGGCGTGGGAGACCCTCCGGCTGATCCCCGTGTGGATGTCATTCCTCCTCCTGCTCAGCGTCCTGGTCGTGCTGCAGGAGATCCACCTGGAGTGGGGCTTCGGGGTGGCCGCACTGACCTCCGGGCTGACGCTCGCCTACGCGGGGCTGGTCGCCCTGGTGGTGGCCGTGCTGGCCAAGTGGATCCTGGTGGGTCGCATACGTGCGGGCGAGCAACCGCTGTGGTCGTCGTTCGTGTGGCGCAACGAGGTCGCCGACTCGTTCATCGAACTGTTGGCCGCGCCGTGGTTGGCCCGGCCCGCGACGGGCACCCCGGTGATGAACGCGATGCTGGGCCTCCTGGGTTCGCGCATCGGCCGCGGCGTGTGGTGCGAGTCGTACTGGCTGCCCGAGGCCGACCTGATCTCCCTCGGCGACGGCGCCACGATCAACCGCGGCTGCGTGGTCCAGACCCACCTGTTCCACGACCGCATCATGCAGATCGACCGGGTGACGATCGAGGCCGGGGCAACACTGGGGTGCCACTGCGTCGCGCTGCCGGCGTCATCCATCGGAGACGGTTCCACGGTCGGTCCCGCCTCGCTGGTGATGCGCGGCGACCGCATTCCGCCCGGCACCCGCTGGCAGGGCAACCCGATCGCGCCCTGGAGGGGGTGA
- a CDS encoding acyl-CoA synthetase, giving the protein MFPGTFAATTPDKPAVIRPATGEQITYAELEARSAQLAHVLTDDWGLRPGETIAVVSDNTLEMIEIYWAALRVGLYIAAINHHLTADESSYIIGDCGARALFVSAPVADHVDLTPGAHSDVEHRVVFGGELEGFEDYRGLLEGKPTDPPADQPRGHDFLYSSGTTGRPKGVRVDPPEGQIDEVPDVYTPVFSFLYAFDADSVYLCPAPLYHAAPLRFCGVVNSVGGTVILMDRFDAEESLRLIEEYRVTHSQWVPTMFVRMLKLPEETRARYDVASMTHAIHAAAPCPPEVKRRMIEWWGPVIHEYYSATEGMGITFINSQEALDHPGSVGRDGLKGIAHICDEEGNELPTGEIGTIYWQQDEGTFEYHGDPEKTASVFHPDHPNWATFGDVGYLDEDRFLYLTDRKAFTIISGGVNIYPQEIENALVMNPAVADVAVIGIPDEEMGEKVHAVVVPAADRVGDPGLADELLASLRGTISDFKIPRSLDFVDELPRTPTGKLVKRRIVQQYV; this is encoded by the coding sequence ATGTTCCCAGGTACCTTCGCCGCCACCACCCCCGACAAGCCCGCCGTCATCCGTCCCGCGACCGGCGAGCAGATCACCTACGCCGAGCTCGAGGCCCGCTCCGCGCAGCTCGCGCACGTCCTGACCGACGACTGGGGCCTGCGCCCCGGCGAGACGATCGCGGTGGTCTCCGACAACACCCTCGAGATGATCGAGATCTACTGGGCCGCGCTGCGCGTGGGTCTGTACATCGCCGCCATCAACCACCACCTCACCGCGGACGAGTCGTCGTACATCATCGGAGACTGCGGAGCGCGGGCGTTGTTCGTCTCCGCTCCGGTCGCCGACCACGTGGACCTCACCCCGGGCGCCCATTCCGACGTCGAGCACCGGGTGGTCTTCGGTGGCGAGCTGGAGGGCTTCGAGGACTACCGCGGCCTGCTCGAGGGCAAGCCGACGGATCCTCCCGCCGACCAGCCCCGGGGACACGACTTCCTCTACTCGTCCGGCACCACCGGCCGGCCGAAGGGCGTGCGTGTGGACCCGCCGGAGGGGCAGATCGACGAGGTGCCCGACGTCTACACCCCCGTGTTCAGTTTCCTGTACGCCTTCGACGCCGACAGCGTCTACCTGTGCCCCGCGCCGCTGTACCACGCGGCCCCGCTCCGGTTCTGCGGCGTGGTCAACTCCGTCGGCGGGACCGTGATCCTCATGGACCGCTTCGACGCGGAGGAGTCGCTGCGACTGATCGAGGAGTACCGGGTGACGCACTCGCAGTGGGTGCCGACGATGTTCGTGCGGATGCTCAAGCTGCCGGAGGAGACGCGGGCGCGCTACGACGTCGCCAGCATGACCCACGCGATCCACGCCGCCGCCCCGTGTCCACCGGAGGTCAAGCGCCGGATGATCGAATGGTGGGGCCCGGTGATCCACGAGTACTACTCGGCGACCGAGGGCATGGGCATCACGTTCATCAACTCGCAGGAGGCGCTCGACCATCCCGGTTCGGTGGGGCGCGACGGGCTCAAGGGCATCGCCCACATCTGCGACGAGGAGGGTAACGAGCTCCCCACCGGCGAGATCGGCACCATCTACTGGCAGCAGGACGAGGGGACCTTCGAGTACCACGGCGACCCGGAGAAGACGGCGTCCGTCTTCCATCCCGACCACCCCAACTGGGCGACCTTCGGCGACGTGGGTTACCTGGACGAGGACCGCTTCCTCTACCTCACCGACCGCAAGGCGTTCACCATCATCTCCGGCGGCGTCAACATCTACCCGCAGGAGATCGAGAACGCCCTCGTCATGAACCCGGCGGTCGCGGACGTGGCGGTGATCGGCATCCCGGACGAGGAGATGGGGGAGAAGGTGCACGCGGTGGTGGTGCCCGCCGCGGATCGCGTCGGCGACCCGGGCCTGGCCGACGAACTCCTGGCCTCCCTCCGGGGCACGATCTCCGACTTCAAGATCCCGCGGAGCCTGGACTTCGTGGACGAGCTGCCCCGCACGCCCACGGGCAAGCTGGTCAAGCGCCGGATCGTGCAGCAGTACGTCTGA